Proteins co-encoded in one Ananas comosus cultivar F153 linkage group 15, ASM154086v1, whole genome shotgun sequence genomic window:
- the LOC109720988 gene encoding protein ODORANT1-like, whose amino-acid sequence MGRRPCCEKVGLKKGPWTLEEDKKLVHFMLTHAPSSWRAVPKLAGLLRCGKSCRLRWTNYLRPDIKRGLLSDSEEKLVIDLHSRLGNRWSKITSYLPGRTDNEIKNHWNTHIKKKLRKMGIDPLTHKPIVPSSGEGVHNDHQQQPPVRVSATDRKDESGDQLDLAADVGELVDGKAAHDFCTDEVPMMEPHEIIIPCGTASAASSCSYSTSSSSASVASSNSILENNKAKEMKQQQQLQCMEWAESSMSFWDMDTDFTDWNLMFNDGDGLLDLDTLILN is encoded by the exons ATGGGAAGGAGACCATGTTGTGAGAAGGTGGGGTTGAAGAAGGGGCCATGGACACTTGAAGAGGACAAGAAGTTGGTCCACTTCATGCTCACACATGCTCCCTCTTCTTGGAGAGCTGTTCCCAAGCTAGcag GTTTGTTGAGGTGCGGAAAGAGCTGCAGGCTAAGATGGACGAATTATCTGAGGCCAGATATAAAGAGGGGTTTGCTGTCTGACTCCGAAGAAAAGTTGGTTATTGATCTCCATTCTCGTCTCGGGAACAG ATGGTCTAAAATAACGTCTTACCTACCGGGTAGAACCGACAACGAGATCAAGAACCACTGGAACACGCACATCAAGAAAAAGCTGAGAAAAATGGGGATTGACCCCCTCACTCACAAGCCTATAGTTCCTTCGAGTGGCGAAGGAGTGCACAACGATCACCAACAGCAACCACCGGTTAGGGTTTCGGCAACTGACCGGAAGGACGAAAGCGGTGATCAGCTCGATCTCGCCGCGGATGTCGGCGAACTCGTCGACGGCAAAGCAGCTCATGATTTTTGCACAGATGAAGTGCCCATGATGGAACCCCATGAGATCATCATCCCTTGCGGTACTGCTTCTGCTGCCTCTTCCTGCAGTTACTCAACATCTTCTAGCTCAGCATCAGTGGCTTCCTCAAATTctatattagaaaataataaggCTAAGGAGAtgaaacagcagcagcagcttcaatGCATGGAGTGGGCAGAATCATCCATGTCCTTCTGGGACATGGACACTGACTTCACTGATTGGAATTTGATGTTTAATGATGGAGATGGATTACTTGATCTAGACACTTTAATCTTGAAttga